The genome window TAAAGTTGAATTTTTATCTGACATCAAATTTCACTTTGGAGCAGAATTAAAATTTCATTCAAGATCATTTTTTGATATAACAGGAGTTAGTTGTGATTTTAAAATAAAGATTAATCAAATAAAAAAAAGAGATGAAAAATATATTTGTGATGGAGAACTTATTTTTGAAAATAAAAATGATTATGAAAAAATCAGTAATTTTATAAATGCTAAAAATATTGGTGTTGCTTCATGAGTGATATTGAAAAACTCAGTATTCTTTTAATTGATGGAAATTCTGAAAATAGAAGTTACTTCTCCATGTTTTTTTCTAATTTAATAAACAAATATAATTTTATAACTGCAGAAAATATCCAAGAAACACAGATGGTGATTAATGCAAGTAAATTAGATGAGATTCATTTTGTCATTTTAAATAGTCAATCTAATGAATCTATTCTATGTACAGCATTGACTATTCTAAAAAATCACCCTTCTTCTTTACTTGCAACAATTATAGTAATTTCTGATAATTTAGATAAAGAAACAGAATTTTTATTAGGAGAGTTTTCAGTAGCAAAAATATTTGCACAAGACTTTGATGCGCAAGACGTTATTAATTTAATAGAAAAGGGTTTTGAAGAGAAAAACAAAAACTTATTATTCAAAGATGAGTTAGGAAAATTCTGTCAAGCTGTTTTAGCAAAAGATATTTCTACATGCTCAACACTTTTAGAGAGTAAGAATTTTTCAAAAATTGTAATGAACTCTATCGAAACAATTCATTACTATGGAGAATATTTAATTCTAATTGGAAAGTATGATCAATGCATAGAGGAAATGGAATTATCTTTAGCAACAATAAATGAAGGAGATATTAATAATTTTCAAATATCAAATATTTTAAATTGCAAAGCAAAAGCATTGTGTTTATGTAATCAATATGATGATGCTTTAAAAATTTATCAAGAAATGTCTGAAAAAAGTCCTAAAAATTTAAATCACAAAATTAACTTAGGTTCTGTTCATGTTGCCAAAGGAAATTGGAAATCAACTATAGAAATTATTGACAATGTATTAAAAATAGATCCTAAAAATAAAAATGCAAATTTATTAAATGCTCAAGCATATGCTGGTTTAGGTGAAATTGAAAATGCAAATTTATTTTTGGAAAAAGTTGCTGGAACTATAGAATTCCATTCAATAGCAAGTTTTTTTAACAATCGAGGGGTTGCTTTTGCACAAAAGAAAGATTTCAAAAAAGCTTTAGAATTTTACAATAATGCGTTATTTTTTACAAAAAACGATATACATAAAATTCAGTTTAACATTTCTCTTGCATTAAAAAAGCAAGGAAAATTAAAAGAAGCTGGAAAAATATTAAATAAAATTAAAAATACAAAATTTTATAAAGAAAAAATTAAAAGCAGTAAAATAGAAGTAGATAGTTTTGAAAATTTATAGTCTTGTAAATTTAATTGGCCTGATATTTGCCTTTAATTTAGTTCTTTCAGCTTTTAAATATTCGCTAAGTCTTTCATTGAACTTAATATCCTGCAATTTATTTTTCCAAGTATTAAAATTTTTCTGGAATTCATTATCAGCAGTTAATTCCACTCCTAAATATTGAAAGTAAAACACAGAGCTACCTAATACAATAGGACCAATTATATCATTAACGTTTATATTCATGAGTTTAGTTCTTACTTGCTCAGGTAGTTCATGAATAGGCTTTGGAGGTAATAAGCCCCCTGTTTTTTCAACATCTGATGCCATGGAATATTGTTTAACTAACGCAGAGAAATCTGATTTTTCAGATATTTTTTCATTAACAATTTTAACTAATTTTGAACTTAAAATATCATCTTTTTCATTGTCAGGTATTTTTATCATTAAACTTCTAAGTTTTATAGTACTTATTTGTTTAATACTTCCTGTTTGCTGTATATAAAAACTTTTTACTTCTTCTTCACTAACATTAACTAGAGGGGTAATTACTCTGGCAATTAAAGATTGTTTTAAAATTTCAGTTTTAAATTCTTTTCTGTAGTCTTCTACTGTTTTTCCTGATTTTTCTAGTTGTTCCTTTAAATCTTCTTCAGAAAATCCTCTTTGTTTTAAAAATTCATTAATTCTTTGGGATAATTCATCTTCTGGGATATCAATACCAAGTTCAAGTGTTTTTGCTCGCAGAACTGTTTGATTTATTAATGAATCCAATACCAGGTAAGCTTGTTGGGTAGACATATTACCACCCACTAAAAGACCATTTGGAAGAAGTTTTGTTTGTCCATTGGAAGCAATAAATATTGCCTGCTGCAAATCGCTAAGTAAAATAACTTGATCTGTTATTGTGGCTAGAATTCCATCGATTGTATTTGATTCAAATGGTTTATTTGGTGCAAGTGATGTAATAGTTTGTGATGGAGTAGAATTTAAAGGACGAGTATTAGTTGATGTACAGGCATAAAACATGAAAATAGACTGCAATGATAAGGCAATAAAATGTTTTTTATTAATGAATTTCATGAAAATCCCCAAAAGAAAAGGCGTGTTGGAAAAACACTCCCAAGTATTTAGTTTCTTAAACTATTACATTAGAAAAAGCAAAGAAGAAGTAATTTTTAATTAAATACTTATGTATTAGTATTATAAAGTCTTTTAATATCATGCTTGTTTTATGTTTTTAAATTAAAAATTCATTTTATCCGATATGTAATAGGAGGATGAAATGAGGGTAAATGTTTTTTCTCCATTGTCTTATACTTGGGAGAAGTTTGCTGAACTACAGCATCAATATGCAATGTTAAGAAGACGAAGAGATGTTAGGCATGCTGATATATTGTCTGAGCATAAGCTAAAAGAGATGTACGATGATAAAGCTACTTCTAAAGAAATAATAAGTAGAAATATTTTTAAAAATATTTACTTAAAAAAATTACTTCATAAAATAACAATAAAAAGAGAAATTATACGTGAGCTTAAAAGAATTAAATTTGAAAGAGAGTTTTTAGAAAATTTAAGAATTGTTGGAAATAAAATTAAGGAACATGTTAAAGATGTAAAATATATTCATAAAGTTTCTTTAGATAAATATATTCATCAAATGAGAATAGAACAGGAAATTCATGTGCAAAAGGATTTAGAAAAAACTGTAGGCAGAAAAAAGCACGAGAAATTTTAATTTTATTAAATTAATGAAGTATTATATAAACTTTCAAGCTCTAAAAAATCGATCCATTCACCTTCACCTTTTCGATTATGTAACCAGTATGAAAAAAGTTCCATATCAGAACAAACGTCATCTGTGAAAACAATAGGAGATAAAAGAGAATTTATTTCATCATAATAGTTTTCAAATAATCTAGTAAAATATCTAGAACTTTTTAGTCTTTCTGCTTGCTCAAAAGGTAAACGGGTTTTCTTTGCAACTCTTCCATTAACAATGATTGCTATATCAAATTCTTTAAAATCATTATTTGAAATTAAACACAATCCTGATTTCGGTTTTAAGCCGACAATATTTTGGTTTATTTTTTCTTTGATATATTTAATTTGTCTTAGTAAGTTTAAATTTCTAAGCCATTTTGAAAAGTTTTTTATAGCTTTCGTTTTTTTACTAGATTTTTCAATGCGATAAATTTCTTCATCTATATTTCCATTTAATAAGGAAATAATAACTCTTAAATGAGAAAATCTTTCATGCATTGTGTAAGTATTGTATTCAAAAGGAAAGAAACTTATTAGTTCTAGTAATTCTGCTAGTGCTACTTTAGGTTGAGGAAAAGGGCCAAAGCAGTATCCAATTCCTTCTTTTAAGTGTCCTATTCTAACATGTGATTCATTGTCAGCATTACGAAGTCTTGATAATTTAAATTTTTCAGATTTATAAATAGAGGAAATTTTCCTAGTTCTAGTAATAGGAATTACACTTTCATCTTGTTCTCCAAAAGTAACATAAAGGTTACTATTGGTTTTATTTTCATGGATATATGTT of Pigmentibacter sp. JX0631 contains these proteins:
- a CDS encoding CDC27 family protein — translated: MSDIEKLSILLIDGNSENRSYFSMFFSNLINKYNFITAENIQETQMVINASKLDEIHFVILNSQSNESILCTALTILKNHPSSLLATIIVISDNLDKETEFLLGEFSVAKIFAQDFDAQDVINLIEKGFEEKNKNLLFKDELGKFCQAVLAKDISTCSTLLESKNFSKIVMNSIETIHYYGEYLILIGKYDQCIEEMELSLATINEGDINNFQISNILNCKAKALCLCNQYDDALKIYQEMSEKSPKNLNHKINLGSVHVAKGNWKSTIEIIDNVLKIDPKNKNANLLNAQAYAGLGEIENANLFLEKVAGTIEFHSIASFFNNRGVAFAQKKDFKKALEFYNNALFFTKNDIHKIQFNISLALKKQGKLKEAGKILNKIKNTKFYKEKIKSSKIEVDSFENL
- a CDS encoding SurA N-terminal domain-containing protein, which translates into the protein MKFINKKHFIALSLQSIFMFYACTSTNTRPLNSTPSQTITSLAPNKPFESNTIDGILATITDQVILLSDLQQAIFIASNGQTKLLPNGLLVGGNMSTQQAYLVLDSLINQTVLRAKTLELGIDIPEDELSQRINEFLKQRGFSEEDLKEQLEKSGKTVEDYRKEFKTEILKQSLIARVITPLVNVSEEEVKSFYIQQTGSIKQISTIKLRSLMIKIPDNEKDDILSSKLVKIVNEKISEKSDFSALVKQYSMASDVEKTGGLLPPKPIHELPEQVRTKLMNINVNDIIGPIVLGSSVFYFQYLGVELTADNEFQKNFNTWKNKLQDIKFNERLSEYLKAERTKLKANIRPIKFTRL